From one Agathobaculum sp. NTUH-O15-33 genomic stretch:
- a CDS encoding response regulator, with translation MMTRIRGVKDIVCDFCKAWFEQRDADAAMALLSDGVTFVGTGRNEFARGKAAMDEYIRQDIAEMPEPFACELSVINEQRLTADVGGISMEIVLQNSQYTWHLRGFFTLLGAEDGTWKIISFHVAEPGSSQRGSEHYPQTLVIQNIAQQRQELLNDSLPGGMMGGYIETGFPFYFINRQMLSYLGYENEQEFVTDIGGLVSNCMHPDDRVLVDEQVAAQLAESESYVVEYRMKKKDGSYIWVHDLGRRMTAEDGRPAISSVCIDITAQRQAQDEVLRLYNNIPGAVFRCRFDADFSVIDANDGLFEFMGYTREEFAAMGNRMSAVIYPEDLAVMTDKLLAQLEHSNTIRNENRLICKDGVIKWIAIKAQLVSEQADAKYFYCVFVDITEEKQMQERVRELYEKELAYFVEASSAEGSNQGRVNVTKNRVENYVSISDVSIAQIGDTYDQTIENLAASALEAQVGQEILQNLCRDKILADYAVGKIEYHFDFLQKQNDGSVFWSNTSFRSCRNPETGDIIIFFYTLDVTEQKLQEQLLNKIAQFDYDIITEIDLLKGEYRLVAHDDNWSKSIPFQGGFQKEARLIAERSMDAAAREEFLRKVDFTYMRKQLAETDSYTFVLEVQEERGPRVKKFQVFYVNQELHRVCMTRADVTDIVLQEQRQKEELASALVAAEQANAAKSDFLSRMSHEIRTPMNAIIGMSTIAAQSIGDDEQVADCISKIGISSRFLLSLINDILDMSRIESGKMLLKNEKIPTEDFLNGINSICYSQADTKGVDYECIVDAVLDDYYIGDAMKLQQVLINILSNAIKFTGEGGKVTFSAALRRKNKNDATIRFIVNDTGVGMSEEFLPHIFEPFSQESTGTTALYGGTGLGLAISKNIVDMMDGKITVRSIRGIGTEFTVDVKLGITEEEKLRHHQKLQDCNFAHLKTLVVDDDVAVCESAIVTLREMGVKAEWVDSGRKAVDRVTELRSAEQYYDMILIDWKMPEMDGIETARRIRAIVGPEVTIIIMTAYDWISIEHEAKLAGVNLLMSKPMFKSSLVSAFTKALGHKEALSQPEQNVDFDFTGKRLLLAEDNAINTEVAVMLLEDKGFQVDTAENGLRALEMFSKSPEGYYSAILMDIRMPLMDGLTATTNIRHLSNADAESIPIIAMTANAFDDDIEKSKAAGMNAHLAKPIDPKRLYQTLYDFMNPEQD, from the coding sequence ATGATGACACGAATCAGGGGAGTCAAGGATATTGTATGCGATTTTTGTAAAGCATGGTTTGAACAGCGCGATGCAGATGCGGCAATGGCACTTTTATCTGACGGGGTGACTTTCGTCGGCACGGGGAGGAATGAATTTGCCCGAGGCAAAGCGGCAATGGACGAGTACATTCGGCAGGACATTGCAGAAATGCCGGAACCGTTTGCATGCGAGCTGTCCGTGATAAATGAGCAGCGATTGACCGCGGATGTCGGCGGGATTTCCATGGAAATCGTGCTGCAAAATTCACAGTATACTTGGCATCTGCGCGGATTTTTCACCCTGCTCGGGGCGGAGGACGGAACGTGGAAAATCATCAGCTTTCATGTGGCCGAGCCGGGAAGCAGCCAGCGAGGGAGCGAGCACTACCCCCAAACGCTGGTGATCCAAAACATTGCCCAGCAAAGGCAGGAGCTGCTAAACGATTCGCTGCCCGGCGGTATGATGGGCGGATACATAGAAACGGGTTTTCCCTTTTATTTTATCAACCGGCAAATGCTCAGCTACCTCGGCTATGAAAACGAACAAGAATTTGTGACCGATATCGGCGGATTGGTTTCAAACTGCATGCATCCGGACGACCGTGTCTTGGTCGACGAACAGGTCGCAGCCCAGCTTGCAGAATCGGAGAGCTATGTCGTTGAATATCGAATGAAGAAAAAGGACGGCTCGTATATTTGGGTGCACGATCTGGGGCGCAGGATGACGGCTGAGGACGGCAGACCGGCGATCTCCTCGGTCTGCATCGATATCACGGCGCAGCGGCAGGCGCAGGACGAGGTGCTGCGGCTTTACAACAACATTCCTGGCGCTGTTTTCCGCTGCCGGTTCGACGCGGATTTTTCTGTGATCGACGCGAACGACGGCTTATTTGAGTTTATGGGCTATACCCGGGAAGAATTTGCGGCTATGGGCAACCGGATGTCCGCCGTGATCTATCCGGAGGATCTGGCGGTCATGACGGACAAGCTGCTCGCGCAACTCGAACACAGTAATACCATACGCAATGAAAACCGCCTGATCTGCAAGGACGGCGTGATAAAATGGATCGCGATAAAGGCGCAGCTCGTTTCCGAGCAGGCGGATGCAAAATATTTTTACTGCGTATTCGTCGATATCACAGAGGAAAAACAGATGCAGGAGCGAGTGCGGGAGCTCTATGAAAAGGAACTGGCTTATTTCGTAGAAGCTTCCTCCGCAGAGGGCAGCAATCAAGGGCGCGTCAATGTCACCAAGAACCGGGTAGAGAACTATGTTTCCATTTCCGATGTATCGATCGCGCAGATTGGGGATACCTATGACCAAACGATAGAAAATTTGGCGGCTTCCGCCCTCGAAGCGCAGGTGGGGCAGGAGATATTGCAGAATTTATGCCGCGACAAGATTTTGGCCGATTACGCTGTCGGAAAAATAGAGTATCATTTTGATTTTTTGCAAAAGCAAAATGACGGCAGCGTGTTTTGGAGCAACACAAGCTTTCGCTCTTGCCGGAACCCCGAAACCGGAGATATCATCATTTTCTTTTATACGTTGGACGTTACCGAGCAGAAGCTGCAGGAGCAGCTGCTCAATAAAATCGCACAGTTCGATTATGACATCATCACCGAGATCGATTTGCTGAAAGGCGAATACCGTCTGGTCGCCCATGATGATAACTGGAGCAAGAGCATCCCGTTTCAGGGCGGCTTTCAAAAAGAAGCCCGCCTGATCGCGGAACGCAGCATGGATGCTGCGGCCCGTGAAGAGTTTTTACGCAAAGTAGACTTTACCTACATGCGTAAGCAGCTTGCCGAGACCGATTCCTATACCTTTGTGCTGGAGGTGCAGGAAGAGCGCGGTCCACGAGTCAAGAAGTTTCAGGTGTTTTATGTCAATCAGGAGCTGCACCGTGTTTGTATGACGCGGGCCGATGTGACCGATATCGTCTTGCAGGAACAGCGGCAGAAGGAGGAGCTGGCCTCGGCTTTGGTGGCGGCAGAGCAGGCAAACGCCGCAAAAAGCGACTTTTTATCCCGCATGAGCCACGAGATCCGTACCCCCATGAACGCGATCATCGGCATGAGCACCATTGCTGCGCAGTCCATCGGGGATGATGAGCAGGTGGCGGATTGCATCTCTAAAATCGGGATCTCTTCGCGGTTCCTTTTGTCTCTAATCAATGATATTTTGGATATGAGCCGGATCGAAAGCGGCAAAATGCTGCTGAAAAACGAGAAAATCCCCACAGAGGATTTTTTAAACGGCATCAATTCCATCTGCTATTCACAGGCGGATACAAAGGGCGTGGATTATGAATGCATCGTAGACGCGGTGCTGGACGACTACTATATCGGCGACGCCATGAAGCTGCAGCAGGTGCTCATCAATATCCTGTCCAATGCGATCAAGTTCACCGGTGAAGGCGGCAAAGTGACGTTCTCCGCCGCCCTGCGCAGAAAGAATAAAAACGACGCCACCATTCGCTTTATTGTAAACGATACGGGCGTCGGCATGAGCGAAGAGTTTCTCCCGCATATTTTTGAACCGTTTTCGCAGGAATCCACGGGTACGACCGCGCTTTATGGCGGCACAGGTCTGGGGCTTGCGATCTCCAAGAACATCGTGGATATGATGGACGGCAAAATCACCGTGCGCTCGATCCGGGGCATCGGCACGGAATTTACGGTGGATGTAAAGCTTGGTATCACGGAGGAAGAAAAGCTGCGCCATCACCAGAAACTTCAGGATTGCAATTTCGCGCACCTGAAAACGTTGGTTGTGGACGATGATGTTGCGGTATGCGAAAGCGCCATCGTCACCCTGCGTGAAATGGGCGTTAAGGCGGAATGGGTGGACAGCGGCCGCAAGGCTGTCGACCGGGTCACGGAGCTCAGAAGCGCGGAACAGTATTACGATATGATCTTGATCGACTGGAAGATGCCGGAGATGGACGGTATCGAGACCGCCCGCCGGATTCGCGCCATTGTCGGGCCCGAGGTCACCATCATCATCATGACCGCCTATGACTGGATCTCGATTGAGCACGAGGCTAAGCTGGCGGGCGTCAACCTGCTGATGAGCAAGCCAATGTTCAAATCCTCCTTGGTTTCGGCATTTACCAAGGCGCTGGGTCACAAGGAAGCGCTGTCGCAGCCGGAACAAAACGTGGATTTTGATTTTACGGGAAAGCGCTTGCTTTTGGCCGAGGACAACGCCATTAATACCGAGGTAGCCGTGATGCTGCTGGAGGATAAGGGCTTTCAGGTCGACACGGCGGAAAACGGTCTGCGGGCGCTGGAAATGTTCAGTAAATCTCCGGAGGGCTATTACAGCGCGATCCTAATGGATATCCGCATGCCCTTAATGGATGGACTGACGGCTACCACCAACATCCGCCACCTCAGCAACGCGGATGCGGAAAGCATCCCGATCATTGCCATGACCGCGAATGCGTTCGACGATGATATCGAAAAAAGCAAGGCGGCGGGAATGAACGCGCATCTGGCAAAGCCGATCGATCCGAAACGGCTCTATCAAACCCTATACGACTTCATGAACCCGGAACAAGATTAA
- the rsfS gene encoding ribosome silencing factor, whose protein sequence is MHELTAQQTVKAICEALLEKKGNDVEVLHVEHLTELTEYFVICSASSSTQVKALADNVEWRLKYDHETLPHHIEGYESAQWMLLDYGSVLVHVFMPEARKFYNLENLWKDGTPVSLGSLGITE, encoded by the coding sequence GTGCATGAATTGACTGCACAGCAAACAGTAAAGGCGATCTGCGAAGCGCTTTTAGAAAAGAAGGGCAACGATGTCGAGGTGCTGCATGTAGAGCACCTGACCGAGCTGACCGAATATTTCGTCATCTGCTCGGCCTCCTCGAGCACGCAGGTCAAGGCGCTGGCGGACAACGTCGAATGGCGCCTAAAATATGACCATGAGACCCTGCCGCACCACATCGAGGGCTATGAATCCGCCCAGTGGATGCTGCTCGATTACGGCAGCGTGCTGGTCCATGTGTTCATGCCCGAAGCGCGCAAATTCTATAATCTTGAGAATTTGTGGAAGGACGGCACGCCCGTCTCGCTGGGATCACTCGGTATTACCGAGTGA
- a CDS encoding Gfo/Idh/MocA family protein, giving the protein MKKVKVGIVGLGRLGMRHANNLMFQIPNAALVAACSVRPEEAAFVKDNWGVPSVYTDFDQFLTNMEMEAVVIVSPSGQHCEQIGKAMARGLHVFSEKPLGVDVPQCKQAEHAVEAHPELVFQLGFMRRFDPSYAAAKQMIREGKIGKPFLVKCTSLDPDSRIDSFLPFAPTSGGIFRDLTVHDIDLARWLLESDVKKITAAGGCYKYQELADCGDVDNAVALMEFKNGTVALFDSGRIAPHGSHVETEIQGTEGILRIAVVPEKNRVLIYDHTGAVQQCTEDFLERWREAFLNEMIEFINCVSEGRKPEVTVYDGTKCTEATYAATEALRAGKTVELK; this is encoded by the coding sequence ATGAAAAAGGTAAAAGTCGGCATCGTCGGCCTTGGGCGGCTGGGCATGCGCCACGCAAACAACCTGATGTTCCAGATTCCGAACGCGGCGCTTGTCGCCGCGTGCAGCGTACGGCCCGAAGAGGCGGCGTTTGTAAAAGATAACTGGGGCGTCCCGTCCGTGTACACCGATTTTGATCAGTTCCTGACCAATATGGAAATGGAAGCGGTTGTGATCGTGTCCCCCTCGGGGCAGCATTGCGAGCAGATCGGCAAGGCGATGGCGCGCGGTCTGCACGTATTTTCGGAAAAACCGCTGGGCGTGGATGTGCCGCAGTGCAAGCAAGCGGAGCATGCGGTCGAGGCACACCCGGAGCTAGTGTTCCAGTTGGGGTTCATGCGCCGGTTCGACCCCTCTTACGCGGCGGCCAAGCAAATGATCCGCGAAGGCAAGATCGGCAAGCCGTTTTTAGTCAAGTGTACCAGTCTGGACCCGGATTCGCGCATCGACAGCTTTTTGCCATTCGCGCCAACGAGCGGCGGTATCTTCCGCGACCTGACCGTGCACGACATTGACTTGGCGCGCTGGCTGCTGGAAAGCGATGTAAAAAAGATCACGGCGGCAGGCGGCTGCTATAAATATCAGGAGCTTGCCGACTGCGGTGATGTAGACAACGCCGTGGCGCTGATGGAGTTTAAAAACGGCACGGTCGCCCTGTTTGATTCGGGCCGTATCGCGCCGCACGGTTCGCATGTGGAGACCGAGATACAGGGCACCGAGGGTATCCTGCGCATTGCGGTGGTGCCGGAGAAAAACCGCGTGCTCATCTACGACCACACCGGCGCGGTGCAGCAATGCACCGAGGATTTTCTGGAACGCTGGCGCGAGGCGTTCCTCAATGAAATGATCGAGTTTATCAACTGTGTCAGCGAAGGACGAAAACCTGAAGTAACGGTTTACGACGGCACCAAATGTACCGAAGCGACCTATGCCGCGACCGAGGCGCTGCGCGCAGGAAAAACGGTGGAGCTGAAATAA
- the leuS gene encoding leucine--tRNA ligase, translating to MKYDHKQVEKKWQDIWDDAHCFEASNNSDKEKFYALVEFPYPSGQGLHVGHPRSYTALDIVARKKRMQGYNVLYPMGWDAFGLPTENYAIKNHVHPAEVTKQNIARFKSQLKSLGLSFDWSREVNTTDPAYYKWTQWIFQQLFKKGLAYKKEMNVNWCTSCKCVLANEEVVGGTCERCGSEVVHKNKSQWMLKITEYAQRLLDDLDEVDYIERVKTQQRNWIGRSTGAEVDFTTTEGDKLTVYTTRPDTLFGATYMVISPEHPAVETWADKLKNIDAIRVYREEAARKSDFERTELNKEKTGVRLDGVAAINPVNGEQIPIFVSDYVLMGYGTGAIMAVPAHDDRDWDFAKAFDLPIIEVIAGGNVQEAAFTDVETGTLVNSDFLNGLSVAEAKQKIIAFLTEKGLGHEKVNFKLRDWVFSRQRYWGEPIPLVYCEKCGWVPVPEDQLPLTLPNVDSYEPTENGESPLAKMTDWVNTVCPHCGAPAKRETDTMPQWAGSSWYFLRYMDPHNENALASKEVLEYWSPVDWYNGGMEHTTLHLLYSRFWHKFLYDIGVVPTKEPYAKRTSHGMILGENGEKMSKSRGNVVNPDEIVDVYGADTMRLYEMFIGDFEKAAPWSPKSIKGCRRFLERVWALAEKVQPGDSYSAQHEVLMHRTIKKVGEDIENLKANTAIAALMSMLNEFADKGVNMAEYKTFLALLNPFAPHITEELWRQIGGEGLLSVAPWPQYEDAKTVEDSVELAVQINGKLKATVKLPVDSDKQAAIDAALAEEKVQRAIEGKEVVKQIVVPNKIVNLVVR from the coding sequence TTGAAGTACGATCATAAACAAGTGGAAAAGAAGTGGCAGGACATCTGGGACGATGCGCACTGCTTCGAGGCGTCCAACAACTCTGATAAGGAGAAGTTCTACGCCCTCGTCGAGTTCCCGTATCCGTCCGGTCAGGGCCTGCACGTCGGCCATCCGCGTTCCTATACCGCGCTCGATATTGTGGCGCGCAAAAAGCGCATGCAGGGCTACAACGTGCTCTATCCGATGGGCTGGGACGCTTTCGGTCTGCCGACGGAGAACTACGCGATTAAAAACCATGTCCATCCGGCTGAAGTCACAAAGCAGAACATCGCGCGCTTCAAGAGCCAGCTGAAAAGCCTTGGCCTGTCGTTCGACTGGTCGCGCGAGGTCAATACGACCGATCCTGCCTACTATAAGTGGACGCAGTGGATCTTTCAGCAGCTCTTTAAAAAGGGGCTGGCCTATAAGAAGGAAATGAACGTGAACTGGTGCACCTCGTGCAAGTGCGTGCTGGCCAACGAAGAGGTGGTGGGCGGCACGTGCGAGCGCTGCGGCAGCGAAGTTGTGCATAAAAATAAGAGCCAGTGGATGCTGAAGATCACCGAGTACGCTCAGCGGCTGCTCGACGATCTGGACGAGGTCGATTATATCGAACGCGTCAAGACCCAGCAGCGCAACTGGATCGGCCGCTCCACCGGCGCGGAAGTCGATTTTACCACCACCGAGGGAGACAAACTCACTGTTTACACCACCCGCCCGGATACGCTGTTCGGCGCAACCTACATGGTCATTTCGCCCGAGCATCCGGCGGTCGAGACTTGGGCGGACAAGCTGAAAAATATCGACGCGATCCGCGTCTACCGTGAGGAAGCCGCGCGCAAGTCGGATTTTGAACGCACTGAGCTGAACAAGGAAAAGACCGGCGTCCGTTTGGATGGCGTGGCCGCGATCAACCCTGTCAACGGCGAGCAGATTCCGATCTTTGTGTCTGACTATGTGTTGATGGGCTACGGCACGGGCGCGATCATGGCGGTGCCCGCGCATGACGACCGCGACTGGGATTTTGCCAAGGCGTTTGACCTGCCCATTATCGAGGTGATTGCCGGCGGCAATGTGCAGGAAGCCGCGTTCACCGACGTGGAGACCGGCACGCTCGTCAACTCCGATTTCTTAAACGGCCTGTCCGTTGCGGAAGCGAAGCAGAAGATCATCGCCTTCCTGACTGAAAAGGGCCTTGGCCACGAAAAGGTTAATTTTAAGCTGCGCGACTGGGTATTCTCCCGCCAGCGCTATTGGGGCGAGCCCATTCCGCTCGTCTATTGCGAAAAGTGCGGCTGGGTGCCGGTGCCGGAGGATCAGCTGCCGCTGACGCTGCCGAACGTCGACTCCTACGAGCCCACCGAAAACGGCGAAAGCCCGCTTGCCAAGATGACGGATTGGGTGAACACGGTTTGCCCGCACTGCGGCGCGCCCGCCAAGCGCGAGACCGATACCATGCCCCAGTGGGCCGGTTCGAGTTGGTATTTCCTGCGCTATATGGACCCGCACAATGAGAACGCGCTCGCTTCCAAGGAAGTGCTTGAGTATTGGTCTCCGGTCGATTGGTACAACGGCGGCATGGAGCATACCACGCTTCACCTGCTGTATTCGCGCTTCTGGCATAAGTTCCTGTACGACATCGGCGTTGTGCCGACAAAGGAGCCGTATGCCAAGCGCACCAGCCACGGCATGATCTTGGGCGAGAACGGCGAAAAAATGTCCAAGTCCCGCGGCAACGTGGTCAACCCGGATGAGATCGTCGATGTATACGGCGCGGATACCATGCGCCTGTATGAAATGTTTATCGGTGATTTTGAGAAGGCCGCGCCGTGGAGTCCCAAATCCATCAAGGGATGCCGCCGTTTCTTAGAGCGCGTTTGGGCGCTTGCCGAAAAAGTACAGCCGGGCGACAGCTATTCCGCGCAGCATGAGGTGCTGATGCACCGCACGATCAAGAAGGTCGGGGAGGATATTGAAAACCTCAAGGCCAACACGGCGATCGCGGCGCTGATGAGCATGCTCAATGAGTTTGCGGATAAAGGCGTCAACATGGCGGAGTACAAAACGTTTCTGGCGCTCCTGAACCCCTTTGCGCCTCATATCACCGAGGAGCTGTGGCGGCAGATCGGCGGCGAGGGCTTACTCTCGGTCGCTCCGTGGCCGCAGTATGAGGATGCCAAGACCGTCGAGGACAGCGTGGAGCTGGCCGTGCAGATCAATGGCAAGCTCAAGGCTACTGTTAAGCTGCCGGTCGATTCCGACAAGCAGGCGGCCATCGACGCGGCTCTTGCCGAGGAGAAGGTACAGCGCGCGATCGAGGGCAAGGAAGTCGTCAAGCAGATCGTTGTGCCGAATAAGATCGTCAATCTTGTAGTCCGTTGA
- the rpsU gene encoding 30S ribosomal protein S21 — protein sequence MSEVRIKENESIDSALRRFKRSCAKAGTLSELRKREHYESPSVKRRKKSEAARAKKKKFR from the coding sequence GTGTCGGAAGTCCGCATCAAGGAAAATGAATCTATTGACAGCGCGCTGCGCCGTTTTAAGCGCTCGTGCGCTAAGGCGGGTACGCTTTCCGAGCTCCGCAAGCGTGAGCATTATGAAAGCCCGAGCGTCAAGCGCCGCAAGAAGTCTGAGGCTGCGCGCGCCAAGAAGAAAAAGTTTCGCTAA
- a CDS encoding AraC family transcriptional regulator: protein METMVWRKDLTLPQLLYVDNTTAANHIHCMHKHGRILEILLIVSGHGIYCVEDERYLIESGDIIICNAGSIHDQIPCDREPYVTACIGLTDLHLPELPQNCLIAPGSPSLFHHPAQFGEIVKLTQLICAHIHGFSETDRLLCRHLLTCLLENVLQMISFWPRQNPQKDEPLMRQIKAYIDEHYAEELSLAQLSALFYISPYHLSHLFKKYLNYSLIQYVIRRRIGEAQSLLMSTRISITDIAGRTGFADTSHFSKLFIKYVGMSPSEYRKYRHEKAPAANN from the coding sequence ATGGAGACAATGGTTTGGCGCAAAGATCTTACGCTACCACAGTTGTTGTATGTCGATAACACCACGGCCGCGAATCACATCCACTGTATGCATAAGCACGGCCGTATCCTCGAGATCTTGCTGATCGTATCCGGACACGGCATCTACTGTGTGGAGGATGAACGCTATCTGATCGAAAGCGGCGATATTATCATTTGCAACGCCGGTTCGATCCACGATCAGATCCCGTGCGACCGCGAACCCTACGTTACCGCCTGCATCGGCCTGACCGATCTGCACCTTCCCGAGCTGCCTCAAAATTGCCTGATCGCGCCCGGTTCGCCCTCGCTGTTCCATCATCCCGCGCAGTTCGGTGAAATCGTCAAGCTGACACAGCTGATCTGCGCGCATATTCACGGCTTTTCCGAGACCGACCGCCTGCTTTGCCGTCACCTGTTGACTTGTCTACTGGAAAACGTGCTTCAAATGATCTCCTTCTGGCCGCGCCAAAACCCACAGAAAGACGAGCCGCTCATGCGGCAGATCAAGGCCTATATCGATGAGCATTACGCCGAGGAACTTTCCTTGGCTCAGCTCAGCGCGTTGTTTTATATCAGCCCCTATCATCTGTCGCATTTATTTAAAAAATATCTGAACTATTCGCTGATTCAATACGTCATCCGACGGCGTATTGGCGAGGCGCAGTCGTTGCTGATGAGCACCCGTATCAGCATTACCGATATCGCCGGGCGGACAGGTTTTGCCGATACCAGCCACTTCAGTAAGCTTTTTATCAAATATGTCGGCATGAGCCCCAGCGAATACCGCAAGTACCGCCACGAAAAGGCCCCTGCTGCGAATAATTAG
- the iolC gene encoding 5-dehydro-2-deoxygluconokinase: protein MDLHFEKNRPFDVIALGRVGIDMYANDVNCPMEEIRSFSPHIGGSPANIAIGTARLGLKTGFIGKIAPDGFGRFIISRFQQAGIDTRGIVYDKTGANTQIAVSEILSPEKANIIFYRDRVADLNLEPNDVNESYIAQAKILMISGTALAGSPSREAVFVAIEYAIKHNVRIMMDIDYRPFTWKSREETAVYYNLACEKCEILLGTREEFNMIEGIVCPGNRDDQRTADRLFREKAKVIVVKHGKAGSAGFQADGARYPGCIYPARVINTFGAGDSYAASFISGLLDGCRVDECMKRGAAASSIVISRNDCSDSMPTRAEREEYMAAHEAVQGE, encoded by the coding sequence ATGGATTTGCATTTTGAAAAGAACCGGCCCTTTGATGTGATCGCGCTTGGCCGTGTCGGTATCGACATGTATGCGAACGACGTGAACTGCCCGATGGAGGAAATCCGTAGCTTTTCGCCGCATATCGGCGGCTCGCCCGCCAATATCGCGATCGGCACGGCGCGGCTGGGGCTGAAAACCGGATTTATCGGCAAGATCGCGCCCGACGGCTTCGGGCGGTTCATCATCTCGCGTTTTCAGCAGGCCGGTATCGACACGCGCGGCATCGTGTACGACAAAACGGGTGCGAACACCCAGATCGCGGTGTCCGAAATCCTGAGTCCGGAAAAGGCGAACATCATCTTCTACCGCGACCGCGTGGCCGATCTGAATTTAGAGCCAAACGACGTCAACGAAAGCTACATCGCACAGGCGAAAATTTTGATGATATCAGGTACGGCGCTTGCGGGCAGCCCGTCGCGGGAGGCGGTGTTTGTCGCCATCGAATATGCGATCAAGCACAATGTGCGGATCATGATGGATATCGACTACCGCCCCTTTACATGGAAAAGCCGTGAGGAGACGGCTGTTTACTACAATCTTGCTTGCGAAAAATGCGAGATTCTGCTCGGCACGCGCGAGGAGTTCAATATGATCGAGGGCATCGTCTGTCCCGGCAACCGGGACGATCAGCGTACGGCCGATCGCCTGTTCCGGGAAAAGGCCAAGGTGATCGTCGTCAAGCACGGAAAGGCCGGCTCGGCAGGCTTTCAGGCGGACGGCGCGCGGTACCCGGGCTGTATTTATCCGGCGCGGGTGATCAATACCTTCGGCGCGGGCGATTCCTACGCCGCTTCCTTCATCAGCGGGCTGCTGGACGGCTGCCGCGTGGACGAGTGCATGAAACGCGGCGCGGCGGCGTCCTCGATCGTTATTTCGCGCAACGACTGCTCGGATTCCATGCCCACCCGCGCCGAGCGGGAGGAATATATGGCGGCCCATGAGGCCGTGCAAGGAGAATAA